A single window of Chondrinema litorale DNA harbors:
- a CDS encoding exopolysaccharide transport family protein: protein MDLVLLFKALKRKFWVLFFIPFITAVISFFATIDSPKLYKSDAQLSTGYTMIDPVVFNQRISPYESGVMFNNLIASLTSTKVISLLSYRLILHDLTKKKPFREIPFEENGKTTYVDKYSSTLIFQQKLDSMQLLSSFDDVEVELLSLLDNYGYSYNKLLSQLNIFREGFTDYVTISFVSENPELSAFVVNVLCEEFFRYSGSLRLERASESVKALARIVDQKHKDLNEKEKTLRNFKKNQGVYNFQFESENKMNLISELEKSLEDEKRDLRGLKLQLSLINKQLGYSNTDQNNGNTSNEKILILRENINKLNNEYIQNNNPAIREKISELRIQLQEEITKIKGNMDSGLELSDRKILLKNKSDLELKIAIAEENIYSISKRLGSIKRDANYYASTEAEISSLERDFQLANQEYLEAQNKYNDAINKTSALDTQIKQIIYGQPAVFPEPSKRKVITLMSAAASFVLCFFFIILYEYLDLSIKIPSNFQKQVDIHLMGILSIGATRINQRDYTNSQDIHLEQLRKVRYEIESSGKKIILFTSLRKDAGKTEIIKSLSQIFQLNGKKVLLIDTNFSNNQLTKDFHAPKSLEAIVKHTNHYLTTLNRNEYSKSSTLMLSPTLISGVDIIGNSGGNYSPSEVLPYDNFKEIIYFLKKQYDFIFLESASLNKYTDTKELIPFIEGIICVFSAKDPVKNADRQSIKYLKALESKLIGSILNKVDSNNIES from the coding sequence ATGGATTTAGTTTTACTATTTAAAGCACTGAAGAGAAAGTTTTGGGTTTTATTTTTTATCCCTTTTATAACAGCTGTTATTTCATTTTTTGCAACAATAGATTCTCCTAAGCTATATAAATCTGATGCACAATTATCTACTGGGTATACCATGATCGACCCAGTGGTTTTTAATCAAAGGATAAGTCCATATGAGTCAGGTGTTATGTTTAATAACTTAATTGCTTCTTTAACATCTACTAAAGTAATAAGTTTATTGTCATATAGATTAATTTTACATGATTTAACGAAAAAAAAACCTTTTAGAGAGATTCCATTTGAAGAAAATGGTAAAACAACCTACGTTGATAAATATTCATCAACATTAATTTTTCAACAGAAACTAGATTCCATGCAGTTATTATCATCATTTGATGATGTAGAAGTTGAGCTTTTAAGTTTACTAGATAACTATGGGTATAGTTATAACAAGCTCCTTTCCCAGCTTAATATATTTAGAGAAGGATTTACTGATTATGTTACTATTAGTTTTGTTTCAGAAAACCCAGAGTTGTCAGCATTTGTAGTTAATGTTTTATGCGAAGAGTTTTTTAGATATAGTGGTAGTTTGAGACTTGAAAGAGCATCTGAATCTGTAAAAGCACTAGCTAGAATAGTAGATCAAAAACATAAAGATTTAAATGAAAAGGAAAAAACATTAAGAAACTTTAAAAAAAATCAAGGGGTATATAACTTTCAATTTGAAAGTGAAAATAAAATGAATTTAATCTCGGAGTTAGAGAAAAGTCTTGAAGATGAAAAAAGAGATTTAAGAGGATTAAAGTTACAGCTGAGTTTAATTAATAAACAATTAGGATATTCAAATACGGATCAAAACAATGGAAATACTTCAAATGAGAAAATATTGATTCTTAGAGAGAATATAAATAAACTAAATAACGAATATATACAAAATAATAATCCAGCTATTCGTGAAAAAATAAGTGAATTAAGAATTCAGTTACAAGAAGAAATTACTAAAATAAAAGGTAATATGGATAGTGGTCTGGAACTTTCAGACAGAAAAATATTACTTAAAAATAAAAGTGATTTAGAGCTTAAAATAGCAATAGCTGAAGAAAATATATATTCTATCTCTAAAAGATTAGGTTCAATAAAACGAGATGCTAATTATTATGCTTCAACAGAAGCAGAAATTAGTTCTTTAGAAAGGGACTTTCAACTTGCTAATCAAGAATATCTAGAGGCCCAAAATAAATATAATGATGCAATTAATAAAACATCAGCACTCGATACTCAAATAAAACAGATTATTTACGGACAACCCGCTGTTTTTCCAGAGCCATCTAAGAGAAAGGTAATCACATTGATGTCTGCTGCAGCTAGTTTTGTGTTATGTTTCTTTTTTATAATACTTTATGAGTATCTTGATTTATCTATAAAAATACCATCAAATTTTCAAAAACAGGTTGATATTCATCTAATGGGTATTCTTTCTATAGGAGCAACAAGAATTAACCAGAGAGACTATACAAACTCACAAGATATACACTTGGAACAGTTGCGTAAAGTTCGATATGAAATTGAATCAAGTGGCAAAAAAATAATACTTTTTACAAGTTTAAGGAAAGATGCAGGGAAAACTGAGATAATAAAATCGTTATCGCAAATATTTCAACTGAATGGTAAAAAAGTTTTATTAATTGACACTAATTTTTCTAATAATCAATTAACTAAAGATTTTCATGCCCCAAAATCGCTTGAAGCTATTGTAAAACATACAAATCACTATTTAACTACCCTAAATAGAAATGAATATTCTAAATCTTCTACATTGATGCTTAGCCCAACATTAATATCAGGAGTTGATATTATTGGAAATTCTGGAGGAAATTATTCCCCATCAGAAGTTTTGCCTTACGATAATTTCAAAGAAATAATCTACTTCTTAAAAAAACAGTATGACTTCATATTTTTGGAATCTGCATCACTTAATAAATATACTGACACTAAAGAATTGATTCCTTTCATTGAAGGTATAATTTGTGTTTTTTCAGCAAAAGATCCAGTGAAAAATGCTGACCGGCAATCTATAAAATATCTTAAAGCATTAGAATCAAAATTGATTGGTAGTATACTAAATAAAGTAGATTCTAATAATATAGAATCATAG
- a CDS encoding O-antigen ligase family protein — protein sequence MGQLKKDLDSIEKDWSNLVNPVSIALLVYLLYIFIQIFNPNQLSYAGWLVNARQLFVLVLCYFMAVKLLDDINIIRRLLNIWIILCSLTSLYGCTQEWFGFMDMEERWINITTYLSGQVPFLHAGYMRKFSVFSDPTLFGVVMAPSSIVCFVLATGPFKLKKKIILIVAGILILLGMVYSGTRTAYAMIPAGFLLYFLMTIENRRTFIVFFIFSIIFIITLYAPIYGNRHINRIRTAFVGSEDASLKFRDTKRAASQAYVYEHPIGGGLETSGGFGLRYNKGHELNAIHIDSGFLKMALEIGWIGLFIYMMLFFIILSSGVNVYYRCRNKEIKVYILSIVAFIFSCLISMYTQKVIFQHPLGIFLFVLFAVIGVLKKKSEELLIPDS from the coding sequence TTGGGACAGTTAAAGAAAGATTTAGATTCAATCGAAAAAGATTGGTCTAATTTAGTGAACCCAGTATCCATTGCATTATTAGTTTATTTACTATACATATTTATTCAAATATTTAATCCTAATCAATTAAGTTATGCTGGTTGGCTTGTTAATGCTCGCCAATTATTTGTTTTAGTATTATGTTATTTTATGGCAGTAAAGCTATTAGATGATATTAATATAATAAGAAGATTATTAAATATTTGGATAATACTTTGTTCTTTAACTTCATTATATGGGTGTACTCAAGAGTGGTTTGGATTTATGGATATGGAAGAAAGATGGATTAATATTACTACATATCTAAGTGGACAAGTTCCTTTTTTACATGCAGGATATATGAGGAAGTTTTCTGTGTTTTCTGATCCAACCCTTTTTGGTGTTGTTATGGCTCCAAGCAGTATTGTATGTTTTGTCTTAGCTACTGGTCCTTTTAAGTTAAAAAAGAAAATAATTCTGATAGTAGCAGGAATACTTATTTTATTAGGAATGGTTTATTCAGGTACTCGTACTGCTTATGCTATGATTCCAGCAGGATTTTTATTGTATTTTTTAATGACAATTGAAAATAGAAGAACATTTATAGTGTTTTTTATTTTTTCAATTATTTTCATTATAACTCTTTATGCTCCAATATATGGTAATAGGCATATAAATAGAATCAGAACCGCTTTTGTTGGCTCTGAGGATGCATCACTTAAGTTTAGAGATACAAAACGAGCAGCTTCACAAGCTTATGTTTATGAACATCCAATTGGAGGAGGCCTTGAAACATCAGGAGGCTTTGGCCTTCGATATAATAAAGGTCATGAATTAAATGCTATACATATTGATAGCGGCTTTTTGAAAATGGCATTAGAAATAGGATGGATTGGTTTATTTATCTATATGATGTTATTTTTTATAATTCTTAGTAGTGGTGTAAATGTTTATTATAGGTGTCGAAATAAAGAGATAAAAGTATATATACTTTCTATTGTAGCTTTTATATTCTCATGTTTAATTTCAATGTATACACAGAAAGTGATATTCCAACACCCTCTAGGAATTTTTTTGTTTGTATTATTTGCTGTGATAGGAGTTTTAAAAAAGAAATCTGAAGAATTATTAATTCCAGATTCTTAA
- a CDS encoding TolC family protein, whose product MKSMRIFIIFSLFCISRNLYGQSVDYNKIIIPKDAPGPLEFSEKLVQLAWENLPENKILQVQLEEAETQMKTSKWNWLSNISISSNFNEFSINPPPELEGNIYFPRYNISLGITLGTFVSYPSSIKTAKANKVIAEEQLKNQKIQLRARVLSTYQNFLMSEKLLQIQLQATEEEYSRYLLAEDQFKKTSLTLEKYNDAISSYNAQRAAKISAETAYLNAKIVLEALIGLKLEEVE is encoded by the coding sequence ATGAAAAGTATGAGAATTTTCATTATATTTTCTTTATTTTGTATATCTAGAAATTTATATGGACAATCAGTAGATTATAATAAGATAATTATTCCAAAGGACGCTCCTGGACCATTAGAATTTAGCGAAAAACTTGTGCAGTTGGCGTGGGAGAACCTTCCTGAAAATAAAATATTACAAGTGCAACTAGAGGAGGCAGAAACTCAGATGAAAACTAGTAAATGGAATTGGTTAAGTAATATATCGATATCAAGTAATTTCAATGAGTTTAGCATTAACCCTCCACCAGAATTAGAAGGGAATATATACTTTCCTAGGTATAACATTTCTCTTGGTATAACTCTTGGGACGTTTGTATCATACCCATCAAGTATTAAAACAGCAAAGGCAAATAAAGTTATTGCAGAAGAACAATTAAAAAATCAAAAAATTCAATTAAGGGCTAGGGTTCTTTCTACTTACCAAAATTTTTTAATGAGTGAAAAACTTTTACAAATTCAACTACAAGCAACAGAAGAGGAATATTCACGATACTTACTTGCAGAAGATCAATTTAAAAAAACTTCATTAACTTTAGAAAAATATAATGATGCCATAAGTTCATATAATGCTCAGCGGGCAGCTAAAATAAGCGCAGAAACTGCTTATTTAAATGCTAAGATAGTATTAGAAGCTTTAATTGGTTTAAAACTTGAAGAAGTAGAATAG
- a CDS encoding acyltransferase family protein, which produces MIPALNGFRFILFFIVYLYHIKVLEGGYIGVQGFFVLSGFLLTPILVNTKKNTNTLFEYLKNFLVRRSLRIFPLYYLYLGVIFITIIAFNLDSSPYFESLKSQLIFGLSYTYNFYHQTAFWEHNVFIVHFWSLAVEEQFYLFWPLLIYLFPSRRLSFILIVIIALGPILRFFLASISDMNIFTFLIDNRNIFVYLSTISHIDAFAIGGLFATNKSLSINIKYLILILILVLTLGYITNIISTNSINWSSLGYPEYMTNSYKFIWGYSLVNLCFAGIILNIKNGGLFSSFLKNKQLTLLGKISYGLYVYHYGAIYCAGFVQKKLENYVPDWLLDTRIIAFIITVIISYVSYFYFEERFIKLKDKIAPKKK; this is translated from the coding sequence ATGATACCAGCTCTTAACGGTTTTAGGTTTATTCTTTTTTTTATAGTTTACCTTTATCATATCAAGGTATTAGAAGGTGGATATATAGGAGTGCAAGGTTTTTTCGTACTTTCGGGTTTCTTATTAACACCAATTTTAGTAAATACAAAAAAAAATACCAATACACTTTTTGAATATCTTAAAAACTTTCTTGTAAGGAGGTCCTTAAGGATATTCCCTCTGTATTATCTCTATTTAGGAGTTATTTTCATCACAATAATTGCTTTTAATCTTGATAGTTCTCCTTATTTTGAATCACTAAAGAGCCAGTTGATATTTGGCTTGTCCTACACATATAACTTTTATCATCAAACAGCTTTTTGGGAACACAATGTGTTTATTGTACATTTCTGGTCATTGGCTGTAGAAGAACAATTCTATCTTTTTTGGCCTCTTCTTATCTATCTATTTCCATCTCGTCGGCTTTCATTTATATTGATCGTTATTATTGCATTAGGACCAATATTACGATTTTTTCTAGCCTCTATTAGTGATATGAATATCTTTACATTCTTAATAGACAATAGAAACATTTTCGTCTATTTGTCTACTATTTCACATATCGATGCTTTTGCAATCGGAGGTTTATTTGCAACAAATAAATCATTAAGTATCAATATAAAATATCTGATATTAATTTTAATTCTCGTGTTAACTCTTGGTTATATCACAAATATAATATCCACCAACTCTATCAACTGGTCTTCACTTGGATACCCTGAATACATGACCAATTCTTATAAGTTTATTTGGGGATATTCATTGGTTAATTTATGTTTTGCTGGCATTATTTTAAACATTAAAAATGGAGGTCTTTTTAGCTCTTTCCTTAAGAACAAACAATTGACTTTGTTGGGAAAGATAAGTTATGGATTGTATGTTTATCATTATGGTGCAATCTACTGTGCTGGTTTCGTTCAAAAGAAACTAGAGAACTATGTTCCTGATTGGCTATTAGATACTAGAATTATAGCGTTTATAATAACGGTAATTATAAGTTATGTATCCTATTTCTATTTCGAGGAAAGGTTCATAAAATTAAAAGACAAAATTGCTCCTAAAAAAAAATAG